The proteins below come from a single Necator americanus strain Aroian chromosome V, whole genome shotgun sequence genomic window:
- a CDS encoding hypothetical protein (NECATOR_CHRV.G19831.T2), with protein MDTDQCQTVLVHLPNHSVVYDFFREVHLFYKPIHTYLSIIMCIFGTVANFCNIVVLTRRQMRTPVNMILTAMACCDTVVLFSNLIYTTHYSFVAFKHCHPRHWSYGWALFLIAHAHLSLVGHSSSVWLSVMLALIRYMTLRSRGSAGGMQIGLKHSYFAIGATICFVAIVNAPNFLTYKILEIRLNDTCVIRDPDLLGAAAYLPGIAEIALAKHCLVFRLVFWISGLVFKVIPCCLLSLFVWLLLGILKEVKANRQRLLKNSRQSVCTASVPSHNGKVTLVTSDHHKRSSSIRAPGRGERTDRTTNMLLAIVFVMLFTEMPQGIMALLSGMISQEFRRHVYNNLGDLLDLFSLCEACMSFIIYCSMSGQFRNEFRRVFIPNSLNCSQRSTSVRRPSDTYTKMSYLQPTEMYGNGSSYSDLDRASHAKTVPEKSSSRPEISRVTPSPGYTSSTPDEHGVEDDERSRLITIKNAIVNGSIREQQFKNI; from the exons ATGGACACCGACCAATGTCAAACTGTGTTGGTGCATTTGCCCAATCACAGCGTTGTTTACGACTTTTTCAG AGAAGTGCATTTGTTCTACAAACCAATCCACACATATTTATCAATAATTATGTGTATATTTGGCACTGTAGCCAATTTCTGCAACATTGTTGTGTTGACGCG GCGACAAATGCGTACGCCGGTGAACATGATCCTGACGGCAATGGCCTGTTGTGATACTGTAGTATTGTTCTCAAACCTCATCTACACTACACACTATTCGTTCGTCGCCTTCAAGCATTGCCATCCACGACATTGGAGTTATGGATGGGCTTTGTTTCTGATTGCTCACGCTCACTTATCACTTGTCGGGCATAGTTCGTCAGTATGGTTGTCAG TGATGCTCGCATTGATTCGATATATGACGTTACGGAGTCGTGGGAGCGCCGGTGGTATGCAG ATCGGTCTCAAGCACTCGTATTTTGCAATTGGAGCAACAATTTGTTTTGTAGCGATTGTGAACGCACCGAATTTTCTCACCTACAAAATACTCGAGATTAG GCTTAATGACACGTGCGTCATTAGGGATCCGGACCTACTTGGAGCAGCCGCTTACCTTCCAGGAATCGCGGAAATCGCACTTGCAAAACATTGCCTA gTCTTCCGACTAGTCTTCTGGATTTCGGGTCTTGTGTTCAAAGTAATACCTTGTTGTCTCCTATCATTATTCGTTTGGTTGCTGCTTGGGATTTTGAAAGAG GTAAAAGCAAATCGACAACGGCTACTTAAAAATTCTCGTCAAAGTGTGTGTACAGCAAGTGTTCCATCACATAATGGAAAAGTTACGCTAGTGACGAGTGATCACCACAAGCGAAGCTCTAGTATACG AGCGCCAGGACGAGGAGAGCGTACGGATCGTACGACGAATATGTTGCTGGCTATAGTTTTCGTGATGTTATTTACAGAAATGCCACAGGGGATTATGGCCCTTCTTTCAG GTATGATCTCGCAGGAGTTTCGGCGTCATGTCTACAATAATCTTGGAGATTTGCTCGATCTGTTTTCGTTGTGCGAGGCGTGTATGTCTTTTATCATCTACTGTTCCATGAGCGGACAATTCAGAAAC gAATTCCGACGTGTCTTCATCCCGAATTCTCTAAACTGCTCCCAACGGTCGACTTCGGTGCGACGACCATCCGATACATACACGAAAATGTCATACCTGCAACCAACGGAAATGTATGGAAATGGGTCATCATATTCAGATTTAGATAGAGCGAGCCACGCCAAG ACGGTACCTGAGAAGAGCTCAAGTCGTCCAGAGATATCACGTGTGACACCTTCACCGGGCTACACGTCATCGACGCCGGACGAGCATGGCGTAGAAGATGATGAACGAAGTCGACTTATCACCATAAAGAACGCTATTGTCAACGGGAGCATCAGAGAGCAGcagtttaaaaatatttag
- a CDS encoding hypothetical protein (NECATOR_CHRV.G19831.T1): MHVFVCIRGSVVNCRLAVDCRRFKYRTSPRYCRCLYKHKHKHKQREPKKRSIMDTDQCQTVLVHLPNHSVVYDFFREVHLFYKPIHTYLSIIMCIFGTVANFCNIVVLTRRQMRTPVNMILTAMACCDTVVLFSNLIYTTHYSFVAFKHCHPRHWSYGWALFLIAHAHLSLVGHSSSVWLSVMLALIRYMTLRSRGSAGGMQIGLKHSYFAIGATICFVAIVNAPNFLTYKILEIRLNDTCVIRDPDLLGAAAYLPGIAEIALAKHCLVFRLVFWISGLVFKVIPCCLLSLFVWLLLGILKEVKANRQRLLKNSRQSVCTASVPSHNGKVTLVTSDHHKRSSSIRAPGRGERTDRTTNMLLAIVFVMLFTEMPQGIMALLSGMISQEFRRHVYNNLGDLLDLFSLCEACMSFIIYCSMSGQFRNEFRRVFIPNSLNCSQRSTSVRRPSDTYTKMSYLQPTEMYGNGSSYSDLDRASHAKTVPEKSSSRPEISRVTPSPGYTSSTPDEHGVEDDERSRLITIKNAIVNGSIREQQFKNI; this comes from the exons ATGCATGTTTTCGTCTGCATTCGTGGTAGCGTCGTCAATTGTCGTCTCGCTGTTGATTGTCGTCGATTCAAATATCGAACCTCTCCTCGTTATTGCAGATGCCTctataaacataaacataaacataaacaaagaGAACCGAAAAAGCGATCAATAATGGACACCGACCAATGTCAAACTGTGTTGGTGCATTTGCCCAATCACAGCGTTGTTTACGACTTTTTCAG AGAAGTGCATTTGTTCTACAAACCAATCCACACATATTTATCAATAATTATGTGTATATTTGGCACTGTAGCCAATTTCTGCAACATTGTTGTGTTGACGCG GCGACAAATGCGTACGCCGGTGAACATGATCCTGACGGCAATGGCCTGTTGTGATACTGTAGTATTGTTCTCAAACCTCATCTACACTACACACTATTCGTTCGTCGCCTTCAAGCATTGCCATCCACGACATTGGAGTTATGGATGGGCTTTGTTTCTGATTGCTCACGCTCACTTATCACTTGTCGGGCATAGTTCGTCAGTATGGTTGTCAG TGATGCTCGCATTGATTCGATATATGACGTTACGGAGTCGTGGGAGCGCCGGTGGTATGCAG ATCGGTCTCAAGCACTCGTATTTTGCAATTGGAGCAACAATTTGTTTTGTAGCGATTGTGAACGCACCGAATTTTCTCACCTACAAAATACTCGAGATTAG GCTTAATGACACGTGCGTCATTAGGGATCCGGACCTACTTGGAGCAGCCGCTTACCTTCCAGGAATCGCGGAAATCGCACTTGCAAAACATTGCCTA gTCTTCCGACTAGTCTTCTGGATTTCGGGTCTTGTGTTCAAAGTAATACCTTGTTGTCTCCTATCATTATTCGTTTGGTTGCTGCTTGGGATTTTGAAAGAG GTAAAAGCAAATCGACAACGGCTACTTAAAAATTCTCGTCAAAGTGTGTGTACAGCAAGTGTTCCATCACATAATGGAAAAGTTACGCTAGTGACGAGTGATCACCACAAGCGAAGCTCTAGTATACG AGCGCCAGGACGAGGAGAGCGTACGGATCGTACGACGAATATGTTGCTGGCTATAGTTTTCGTGATGTTATTTACAGAAATGCCACAGGGGATTATGGCCCTTCTTTCAG GTATGATCTCGCAGGAGTTTCGGCGTCATGTCTACAATAATCTTGGAGATTTGCTCGATCTGTTTTCGTTGTGCGAGGCGTGTATGTCTTTTATCATCTACTGTTCCATGAGCGGACAATTCAGAAAC gAATTCCGACGTGTCTTCATCCCGAATTCTCTAAACTGCTCCCAACGGTCGACTTCGGTGCGACGACCATCCGATACATACACGAAAATGTCATACCTGCAACCAACGGAAATGTATGGAAATGGGTCATCATATTCAGATTTAGATAGAGCGAGCCACGCCAAG ACGGTACCTGAGAAGAGCTCAAGTCGTCCAGAGATATCACGTGTGACACCTTCACCGGGCTACACGTCATCGACGCCGGACGAGCATGGCGTAGAAGATGATGAACGAAGTCGACTTATCACCATAAAGAACGCTATTGTCAACGGGAGCATCAGAGAGCAGcagtttaaaaatatttag
- a CDS encoding hypothetical protein (NECATOR_CHRV.G19831.T3), with protein sequence MDTDQCQTVLVHLPNHSVVYDFFREVHLFYKPIHTYLSIIMCIFGTVANFCNIVVLTRRQMRTPVNMILTAMACCDTVVLFSNLIYTTHYSFVAFKHCHPRHWSYGWALFLIAHAHLSLVGHSSSVWLSVMLALIRYMTLRSRGSAGGMQIGLKHSYFAIGATICFVAIVNAPNFLTYKILEIRLNDTCVIRDPDLLGAAAYLPGIAEIALAKHCLVFRLVFWISGLVFKVIPCCLLSLFVWLLLGILKEVKANRQRLLKNSRQSVCTASVPSHNGKVTLVTSDHHKRSSSIRAPGRGERTDRTTNMLLAIVFVMLFTEMPQGIMALLSGMISQEFRRHVYNNLGDLLDLFSLCEACMSFIIYCSMSGQFRNEFRRVFIPNSLNCSQRSTSIERATPRSTVPEKSSSRPEISRVTPSPGYTSSTPDEHGVEDDERSRLITIKNAIVNGSIREQQFKNI encoded by the exons ATGGACACCGACCAATGTCAAACTGTGTTGGTGCATTTGCCCAATCACAGCGTTGTTTACGACTTTTTCAG AGAAGTGCATTTGTTCTACAAACCAATCCACACATATTTATCAATAATTATGTGTATATTTGGCACTGTAGCCAATTTCTGCAACATTGTTGTGTTGACGCG GCGACAAATGCGTACGCCGGTGAACATGATCCTGACGGCAATGGCCTGTTGTGATACTGTAGTATTGTTCTCAAACCTCATCTACACTACACACTATTCGTTCGTCGCCTTCAAGCATTGCCATCCACGACATTGGAGTTATGGATGGGCTTTGTTTCTGATTGCTCACGCTCACTTATCACTTGTCGGGCATAGTTCGTCAGTATGGTTGTCAG TGATGCTCGCATTGATTCGATATATGACGTTACGGAGTCGTGGGAGCGCCGGTGGTATGCAG ATCGGTCTCAAGCACTCGTATTTTGCAATTGGAGCAACAATTTGTTTTGTAGCGATTGTGAACGCACCGAATTTTCTCACCTACAAAATACTCGAGATTAG GCTTAATGACACGTGCGTCATTAGGGATCCGGACCTACTTGGAGCAGCCGCTTACCTTCCAGGAATCGCGGAAATCGCACTTGCAAAACATTGCCTA gTCTTCCGACTAGTCTTCTGGATTTCGGGTCTTGTGTTCAAAGTAATACCTTGTTGTCTCCTATCATTATTCGTTTGGTTGCTGCTTGGGATTTTGAAAGAG GTAAAAGCAAATCGACAACGGCTACTTAAAAATTCTCGTCAAAGTGTGTGTACAGCAAGTGTTCCATCACATAATGGAAAAGTTACGCTAGTGACGAGTGATCACCACAAGCGAAGCTCTAGTATACG AGCGCCAGGACGAGGAGAGCGTACGGATCGTACGACGAATATGTTGCTGGCTATAGTTTTCGTGATGTTATTTACAGAAATGCCACAGGGGATTATGGCCCTTCTTTCAG GTATGATCTCGCAGGAGTTTCGGCGTCATGTCTACAATAATCTTGGAGATTTGCTCGATCTGTTTTCGTTGTGCGAGGCGTGTATGTCTTTTATCATCTACTGTTCCATGAGCGGACAATTCAGAAAC gAATTCCGACGTGTCTTCATCCCGAATTCTCTAAACTGCTCCCAACGGTCGACTTCG ATAGAGCGAGCCACGCCAAGGTCG ACGGTACCTGAGAAGAGCTCAAGTCGTCCAGAGATATCACGTGTGACACCTTCACCGGGCTACACGTCATCGACGCCGGACGAGCATGGCGTAGAAGATGATGAACGAAGTCGACTTATCACCATAAAGAACGCTATTGTCAACGGGAGCATCAGAGAGCAGcagtttaaaaatatttag